Proteins co-encoded in one Longimicrobium sp. genomic window:
- a CDS encoding carboxypeptidase regulatory-like domain-containing protein: MRIVLAVIATLAASPVAAQQVRGVLVDAAGKPVSGAFISLRGEGGEVVARALTGADGRFSVQGRTAGSYRVRAERIGFGATNSLALALAAGESRELRLVSAGAPVALEAVVAQGRSRCDVRRADGRAAALLWEEARKAIDATTWTSGAMRFGFTEYVRDIEAETERITTETSQRLSFSGRSVWRSRDAAELTRLGYREVRGDGIYFFAPDAALLLSDEFQDTHCFGVQRGEGPTAGLVGLTFEPSRRREVTDVSGVLWLDPATSELRHLDFRFTGLPREEEHEGVGGRVEFARLAGGAWIVRRWRLRMPQLVAKTWNTTAWRGSNVVLKALRETGGYVQDVSTAAGERVFAAESGTLEGVVVDAVTAAPLPGARVALVGTDRTAMTDGEGRFRIAGLGEGRYSVTFTHPRTDSLRYRVPATDVAVRTGAAASVRLLSPSLATVIAAGCDSLAAGAGVLAGAVRNSGSRVPIPDAAVTVWWNGPAGPVRGEVRTDSEGNYRFCAAPVGVPITARATVHGEHGDPVTLTLVGTAPVLRDLAVTVFSQTVHVEGVTLQATGSPPVAVHGQVLDAASGDPVEGVTVRVEGAAPRTTNRRGMFVTGRVTQGTHRVEIEHPRYGMQTRWIAVGGGEVYVTFEMARPAP, encoded by the coding sequence ATGCGCATCGTCCTCGCAGTGATCGCCACTCTCGCAGCGAGCCCGGTGGCCGCGCAGCAGGTGCGGGGAGTGCTGGTGGATGCGGCCGGGAAGCCGGTCTCCGGCGCCTTCATCAGCCTGCGCGGCGAGGGTGGCGAGGTGGTGGCGCGTGCGCTGACGGGCGCGGACGGGCGCTTCAGCGTGCAGGGCAGGACGGCGGGGAGCTACCGCGTGCGCGCGGAGCGGATCGGGTTCGGGGCGACGAACTCGCTTGCGTTAGCGCTGGCGGCGGGCGAGTCGCGCGAGCTGCGGCTGGTGAGCGCCGGCGCGCCGGTGGCTCTGGAGGCGGTGGTGGCGCAGGGCCGCTCGCGCTGCGACGTGCGCCGCGCGGACGGCCGTGCCGCGGCGCTGCTGTGGGAGGAGGCGCGCAAGGCGATCGACGCCACCACGTGGACGTCGGGCGCCATGCGCTTCGGGTTTACCGAGTACGTGCGCGACATCGAGGCGGAGACGGAGCGCATCACCACCGAGACGTCGCAGCGGCTCAGCTTCAGCGGGCGCTCGGTGTGGCGGAGCCGTGACGCCGCGGAGCTCACTCGCCTGGGATACCGCGAGGTGCGCGGCGACGGGATTTACTTCTTCGCGCCTGACGCCGCGCTCCTCCTCTCGGACGAGTTCCAGGATACGCACTGCTTCGGCGTGCAGCGGGGCGAAGGACCGACCGCGGGGCTCGTGGGGCTCACTTTCGAGCCATCGCGCCGCCGCGAGGTAACCGACGTGAGCGGCGTGCTCTGGCTGGACCCCGCGACTTCGGAGCTTCGCCACCTCGACTTCCGCTTCACCGGCCTCCCGCGCGAAGAGGAGCACGAGGGGGTGGGCGGGCGCGTGGAGTTCGCGCGGCTGGCGGGCGGTGCCTGGATCGTCCGCCGCTGGCGCCTGCGGATGCCGCAACTGGTCGCGAAGACCTGGAACACCACGGCGTGGCGCGGCAGCAACGTGGTGCTCAAGGCGCTCCGCGAGACCGGCGGCTACGTGCAGGATGTGTCGACGGCGGCCGGCGAGCGGGTGTTCGCGGCCGAATCCGGGACGCTGGAAGGGGTGGTGGTGGACGCGGTGACGGCGGCTCCGCTCCCCGGTGCCCGCGTCGCGCTGGTGGGGACCGACCGGACGGCGATGACCGATGGCGAGGGCCGCTTCCGCATCGCCGGGCTCGGCGAGGGGCGCTACTCCGTCACCTTCACCCATCCGCGCACCGACTCGCTCCGCTACCGCGTGCCGGCCACGGACGTGGCGGTGCGGACCGGCGCGGCCGCGAGCGTACGCCTCCTCTCGCCCTCGCTCGCCACCGTGATCGCCGCGGGGTGCGACTCGCTGGCCGCCGGCGCGGGCGTGCTCGCCGGTGCTGTGCGGAACAGCGGCAGCCGGGTCCCGATTCCGGACGCGGCCGTCACGGTGTGGTGGAACGGCCCCGCCGGGCCGGTGCGCGGCGAGGTGCGGACGGACTCGGAGGGGAACTACCGGTTCTGCGCCGCGCCGGTGGGGGTGCCGATCACCGCGCGCGCCACGGTGCACGGCGAGCACGGCGACCCCGTCACCCTCACGCTGGTCGGCACCGCGCCCGTGCTGCGCGACCTGGCCGTGACCGTGTTCTCGCAGACCGTGCACGTGGAGGGCGTGACGCTGCAGGCGACCGGCTCGCCCCCCGTCGCGGTGCACGGCCAGGTTCTGGACGCGGCCAGCGGCGATCCGGTTGAGGGAGTGACGGTGCGCGTGGAGGGCGCCGCCCCGCGGACCACCAACCGCCGTGGTATGTTCGTCACCGGCCGCGTGACGCAGGGCACCCACCGGGTGGAGATCGAGCATCCGCGGTACGGCATGCAGACGCGCTGGATCGCGGTCGGCGGGGGCGAGGTGTACGTGACCTTTGAGATGGCGCGCCCGGCGCCCTGA
- the asnS gene encoding asparagine--tRNA ligase, producing the protein MQRTSIAELLAGKVEPGTAVLVQGWIRTRRDSKAGISFLNVHDGSCFAPIQVVAGGDLPNYAGEVTRLTAGCSVSVRGELVATPGRPQPVEVRAASVEVLGWVEDPETYPIQPKAHSMEFLRTVAHLRPRTNTFGAVARVRHTLSMAVHRFFDRNGFFWVHTPIITTSDAEGAGEMFRVSTLDLANPPRTTDGGVDFSHDFFGRSASLTVSGQLNVEAYCEALTKVYTFGPTFRAENSNTSRHLAEFWMIEPEIAFADLSDDADLAEALLKSIFTDLLNERQDDMAFFVDRIDKDALGRVERFVESSFERMDYTEAVRRLEESKKKFEFPVKWGVDLQSEHERYLTEELVKRPVVVMNYPREIKSFYMRENDDGRTVAAMDVLAPGIGEIIGGSQREERLDVLDRRMDELGLPKESYWWYRDLRRYGTVPHAGFGLGFERLVLYATGLGNIRDVIPYPRTPGSADF; encoded by the coding sequence ATGCAACGCACCTCGATCGCCGAACTGCTCGCGGGCAAGGTGGAGCCCGGCACCGCCGTACTCGTGCAGGGATGGATCCGCACCCGGCGCGATTCCAAGGCCGGGATCTCGTTCCTCAACGTGCACGACGGGTCGTGCTTCGCACCCATCCAGGTGGTGGCGGGCGGCGACCTGCCCAACTACGCCGGCGAGGTGACGCGCCTGACCGCCGGGTGCTCCGTGAGCGTGCGCGGCGAGCTCGTGGCCACGCCCGGACGCCCGCAGCCGGTGGAGGTCCGCGCGGCGAGCGTAGAAGTGCTTGGGTGGGTGGAGGATCCGGAGACGTACCCGATCCAGCCCAAGGCGCACTCCATGGAGTTCCTGCGCACGGTGGCGCACCTCCGCCCGCGCACCAACACATTCGGCGCGGTGGCGCGCGTGCGGCACACGCTGTCCATGGCCGTGCACCGCTTCTTCGACCGCAACGGCTTCTTCTGGGTCCACACGCCCATCATCACCACCAGCGACGCGGAGGGGGCGGGGGAGATGTTCCGCGTCTCCACGCTGGACCTGGCGAACCCGCCGCGCACGACGGACGGCGGGGTGGACTTCTCGCACGACTTCTTCGGACGCTCGGCGTCGCTCACGGTGAGCGGGCAGCTGAACGTGGAGGCGTACTGCGAGGCGCTCACCAAGGTGTACACCTTTGGCCCGACGTTCCGCGCGGAGAACTCCAACACCAGCCGCCACTTGGCCGAGTTCTGGATGATCGAGCCGGAGATCGCCTTCGCGGACCTGAGCGACGACGCGGACCTCGCCGAGGCGCTCCTCAAGTCGATCTTCACCGACCTGCTGAACGAGCGGCAGGACGACATGGCGTTCTTTGTGGACCGCATCGACAAGGATGCCCTCGGGCGGGTGGAGCGCTTCGTGGAGAGCTCGTTCGAGCGGATGGACTACACGGAGGCCGTGCGCCGCCTGGAGGAGTCGAAAAAGAAGTTCGAGTTCCCGGTGAAGTGGGGCGTGGACCTGCAGAGCGAGCACGAGCGCTACCTGACCGAGGAGCTGGTGAAGCGCCCGGTGGTGGTGATGAACTATCCCAGGGAGATCAAGTCGTTCTACATGCGCGAGAACGACGACGGCCGCACCGTGGCCGCCATGGACGTGCTGGCGCCCGGCATCGGCGAGATCATCGGCGGGTCGCAGCGCGAGGAGCGGCTGGACGTGCTGGACCGGCGCATGGACGAGCTGGGGCTGCCCAAGGAATCGTACTGGTGGTACCGCGACCTGCGCCGCTACGGCACGGTGCCGCACGCGGGGTTCGGGCTCGGCTTCGAGCGGCTGGTGCTTTACGCGACCGGGCTCGGCAACATCCGTGACGTGATTCCGTATCCGCGGACGCCGGGCAGCGCCGACTTCTAA